In Rathayibacter sp. VKM Ac-2762, one DNA window encodes the following:
- the otsB gene encoding trehalose-phosphatase, producing MSEGVPERLAAALRELAATDRLLVALDFDGTLAPEVDDPARARALPEAREAVLRLLALPGTRVALVSGRALGSLEEVSQLPDEALLVGSHGIEIRLDPEEDAVRLDDDELEKVGVLEDVLKGIARGIDNVWIEDKPAGFALHTRLATERHSRVAHVVALSEARAEVQGVTVREGKNVLEFSVRSTTKGEAVQHLRRYTGATAVLYAGDDVTDEDAFAVLGSGDVGIKSGEGTTAASYRVRGPEQVAHALRLLADLRAE from the coding sequence ATGAGCGAGGGAGTGCCCGAGCGGCTCGCGGCGGCGCTGCGGGAGCTCGCCGCGACCGATCGGCTCCTGGTGGCCCTCGACTTCGACGGCACCCTCGCGCCCGAGGTCGACGACCCCGCCCGCGCGCGGGCGCTCCCCGAGGCGCGCGAGGCCGTGCTGCGGCTCCTCGCCCTCCCCGGCACCCGGGTCGCGCTGGTCTCCGGCCGGGCGCTCGGGAGCCTGGAGGAGGTCTCGCAGCTGCCGGACGAGGCGCTGCTGGTCGGCTCCCACGGCATCGAGATCCGCCTCGACCCCGAGGAGGACGCGGTCCGGCTCGACGACGACGAGCTCGAGAAGGTGGGAGTGCTCGAGGACGTCCTGAAGGGCATCGCCCGCGGGATCGACAACGTCTGGATCGAGGACAAGCCCGCCGGCTTCGCCCTGCACACCCGCCTCGCGACCGAGCGCCACAGCCGCGTCGCCCACGTCGTCGCCCTCTCCGAGGCGCGCGCCGAGGTGCAGGGGGTCACCGTCCGCGAGGGCAAGAACGTCCTGGAGTTCTCGGTCCGCTCGACCACCAAGGGCGAGGCCGTGCAGCACCTCCGCCGCTACACCGGCGCGACCGCCGTGCTCTACGCGGGCGACGACGTGACGGACGAGGACGCCTTCGCGGTCCTCGGCTCCGGCGACGTCGGCATCAAGAGCGGCGAGGGCACCACCGCGGCCTCCTACCGGGTCCGCGGTCCCGAGCAGGTCGCGCACGCACTCCGGCTGCTCGCCGACCTGCGCGCGGAGTAG
- a CDS encoding trehalose-6-phosphate synthase — translation MVVSNRLPVDRVVAENGTASWKTSPGGLVTALEPVMRANEGAWVGWPGVADEEVAPFVDNGVQIVPVALSAQELEDYYEGFSNDTLWPLYHDVIAPPTYHRDWWDAYVRVNQRFAEAAAAVTEEDGVVWVQDYQLQLVPKMLRELRPDVTIGFFNHIPFPPYGIFAQLPWRRQIVEGLLGADVIGFQRQGDAGSFLRAVRRLLGYDTRSTVVEVPVEEEAVGGTRRVNRSRRGASVRPVVARHFPISIDSASFEAMARTPEIQARAAEIRAELGNPATIMLGVDRLDYTKGIGHRLKAFGELLADGRLTSEDAVLVQVASPSRERVDTYRQLRDDIELQVGRINGDYSTLGHPAISYLHHGYPREEMVALYLAADVMLVTALRDGMNLVAKEYVASRFDNDGVLVLSEFAGAADELKQAVQVNPHDISGLKDAMEASARMPRVERTRRMRALRRRVLENDVARWSESFLSALAEHAAGQQLDVRPAARGQEAPHGQEAEHRDDSAHGQAAELEREAADDRELDGGAR, via the coding sequence GTGGTCGTCTCGAACCGCCTCCCCGTGGACCGCGTCGTGGCCGAGAACGGCACCGCCTCCTGGAAGACCTCACCCGGCGGGCTGGTCACCGCGCTCGAGCCGGTGATGCGCGCGAACGAGGGCGCCTGGGTCGGCTGGCCCGGCGTGGCCGATGAGGAGGTCGCCCCGTTCGTCGACAACGGCGTGCAGATCGTCCCCGTCGCCCTCAGCGCGCAGGAGCTCGAGGACTACTACGAGGGCTTCTCGAACGACACGCTCTGGCCGCTGTACCACGACGTGATCGCGCCCCCGACCTACCACCGCGACTGGTGGGACGCCTACGTGCGGGTCAACCAGCGCTTCGCCGAGGCGGCCGCGGCCGTGACGGAGGAGGACGGCGTGGTCTGGGTCCAGGACTACCAGCTCCAGCTCGTGCCCAAGATGCTGCGGGAGCTCCGGCCCGACGTCACGATCGGCTTCTTCAACCACATCCCGTTCCCGCCCTACGGGATCTTCGCGCAGCTCCCGTGGCGCCGGCAGATCGTCGAGGGCCTGCTCGGCGCCGACGTGATCGGCTTCCAGCGCCAGGGCGACGCGGGCAGCTTCCTCCGCGCGGTCCGGCGCCTGCTGGGCTACGACACCCGCAGCACGGTCGTCGAGGTCCCGGTCGAGGAGGAGGCCGTCGGCGGCACCCGCCGCGTCAACCGCTCGCGGCGCGGGGCGAGCGTGCGCCCGGTCGTCGCCCGGCACTTCCCGATCTCGATCGACTCCGCGTCGTTCGAGGCGATGGCGCGCACCCCCGAGATCCAGGCCCGCGCCGCCGAGATCCGCGCCGAGCTGGGCAACCCCGCGACGATCATGCTCGGCGTCGACCGGCTCGACTACACCAAGGGGATCGGCCACCGCCTGAAGGCCTTCGGCGAGCTCCTGGCGGACGGCCGCCTCACCTCCGAGGACGCGGTGCTGGTCCAGGTCGCGAGCCCGAGCCGCGAGCGCGTGGACACCTACCGGCAGCTGCGCGACGACATCGAGCTGCAGGTCGGCCGGATCAACGGCGACTACAGCACGCTCGGGCACCCGGCGATCAGCTACCTCCACCACGGCTACCCGCGCGAGGAGATGGTGGCGCTCTACCTCGCCGCCGACGTCATGCTCGTGACGGCGCTGCGCGACGGGATGAACCTCGTCGCGAAGGAGTACGTCGCGTCCCGCTTCGACAACGACGGCGTGCTCGTGCTGAGCGAGTTCGCCGGAGCGGCCGACGAGCTCAAGCAGGCCGTGCAGGTGAACCCGCACGACATCTCGGGGCTGAAGGACGCGATGGAGGCCTCGGCGCGGATGCCGCGCGTCGAGCGCACCCGGCGCATGCGCGCGCTCCGTCGCCGCGTGCTCGAGAACGACGTGGCGCGCTGGTCCGAGTCGTTCCTCTCCGCTCTCGCGGAGCACGCGGCCGGCCAGCAGCTCGACGTGCGGCCCGCCGCCCGCGGGCAGGAGGCGCCGCACGGCCAGGAGGCCGAGCACCGCGACGACTCGGCGCACGGACAGGCGGCCGAGCTCGAGCGGGAGGCCGCCGACGACCGCGAGCTCGACGGCGGCGCGCGATGA
- a CDS encoding SLC13 family permease yields the protein MRTAVIGAVLLVVGAVAVVTGVLPMDALGELVERTAPILGFVVAVTVVAELASEAGVFTVVAERSAEWGRGRTAVLWLLVVAMAVVSTVFLSLDTTAVLLTPVVVLLAAHVRVPPLPFAMATVWLANCASLLLPVSNLTNLLAQRRLGVEGPFAFAALTAVPALVAAVVPVLILAIRYRRELAGRYTPGERTPVEDRVLLVGAGIVVALLLPALVSGLEVWIPATVAAVALIVLFAVRRPAALAPALLPWQLVVFASGLFVAMEAAHQLGLGAALAVVAGEGSGTLDLLRLAGSGAVASNLVDNLPAYLALEPVAADPLRLVALLIGVNAGPLITPWASLATLLWHQRLTALGVHVSWRQYALLGLVAVVPTVGGATLALALVQG from the coding sequence ATGCGCACGGCTGTGATCGGGGCGGTGCTCCTCGTCGTCGGGGCGGTAGCCGTCGTCACGGGGGTCCTCCCGATGGACGCGCTGGGCGAGCTGGTCGAGCGGACGGCGCCGATCCTCGGCTTCGTGGTCGCGGTGACCGTGGTCGCCGAGCTGGCCTCCGAGGCCGGCGTCTTCACCGTGGTCGCCGAGCGCTCCGCCGAGTGGGGCCGCGGGCGGACCGCGGTGCTCTGGCTGCTGGTGGTGGCGATGGCCGTCGTCAGCACGGTGTTCCTCTCGCTCGACACGACCGCCGTGCTCCTGACCCCGGTCGTGGTCCTGCTCGCGGCGCACGTGCGCGTCCCGCCCCTGCCGTTCGCGATGGCCACGGTCTGGCTGGCGAACTGCGCCTCCCTCCTCCTCCCCGTCTCGAACCTCACCAACCTGCTCGCGCAGCGGCGCCTGGGGGTCGAGGGCCCCTTCGCCTTCGCCGCGCTGACCGCGGTGCCCGCGCTCGTCGCGGCCGTCGTGCCCGTGCTGATCCTCGCGATCCGCTACCGGCGCGAGCTGGCCGGGCGCTACACCCCGGGGGAGCGGACGCCGGTGGAGGACCGGGTGCTGCTCGTCGGCGCGGGGATCGTCGTGGCGCTGCTCCTGCCGGCGCTCGTCTCGGGCCTCGAGGTGTGGATCCCGGCGACGGTCGCCGCGGTCGCGCTGATCGTCCTCTTCGCGGTGCGCCGTCCCGCGGCGCTCGCGCCCGCCCTCCTGCCGTGGCAGCTCGTCGTGTTCGCGTCGGGCCTCTTCGTGGCGATGGAGGCGGCGCACCAGCTCGGGCTGGGCGCGGCGCTCGCCGTGGTCGCGGGGGAGGGGAGCGGGACGCTCGACCTGCTGCGCCTCGCCGGCTCCGGCGCGGTCGCCTCCAACCTGGTCGACAACCTGCCCGCCTACCTCGCCCTCGAGCCCGTCGCGGCGGATCCGCTCCGCCTGGTCGCCCTGCTGATCGGCGTGAACGCCGGACCGCTGATCACCCCGTGGGCCTCGCTCGCCACCCTGCTCTGGCACCAGAGGCTGACCGCGCTGGGCGTGCACGTCTCGTGGCGCCAGTACGCGCTCCTCGGACTCGTCGCGGTCGTCCCGACGGTGGGCGGAGCGACGCTCGCCCTCGCCCTCGTGCAGGGCTGA
- a CDS encoding glucose-6-phosphate dehydrogenase, translating into MAQTVSTLLILGATGDLSSRLLLPAVGQLLTRETDRRVHLVGAGREDWTQEHWHEVLTASFATVEAQGEGVDALTSGTRYQQVDVTDPEELAALLASCAGPVAVYFALPPAIAAKACEALAAHDLPEGTVLALEKPFGTDEASAHALNQRLAALVPEDRIHRVDHFLGRATVMNVLGLRFANRILEPLWSAEHIESVEIVYDEQLALEGRASYYDGAGALTDMIQSHLLQVLAVIAMEPPSSLDAADLRDAKSIVLRATRLHGDDPAASSRRARYTAGTIDGRELPAYADEKGVDPARRTETLAELVVEIDTWRWAGVPFTLRSGKALGERRREVVIRFKPVPHLPRGFVGTEAPSVLRLFLAPDQMSLELNINGPGDPYTLERASLEATFGAGELLAYGEVISGILDDDPSLSVRGDAAEECWRIVQPAIDAWHADRVPLDEYPAGSEGPGSWPTL; encoded by the coding sequence ATGGCACAGACCGTCTCGACCCTGCTCATCCTCGGAGCGACGGGGGACCTGTCCTCGCGGCTCCTCCTCCCCGCCGTCGGCCAGCTGCTGACCCGCGAGACCGACCGGCGGGTCCATCTCGTCGGCGCGGGACGCGAGGACTGGACCCAGGAGCACTGGCACGAGGTGCTGACCGCCTCCTTCGCCACCGTCGAGGCGCAGGGCGAGGGCGTGGACGCGCTCACCTCCGGCACGCGCTACCAGCAGGTCGACGTCACCGATCCGGAGGAGCTCGCCGCACTGCTCGCGAGCTGCGCCGGTCCGGTGGCGGTCTACTTCGCCCTCCCGCCGGCGATCGCGGCGAAGGCCTGCGAGGCGCTCGCCGCCCACGACCTGCCGGAGGGCACCGTGCTGGCGCTGGAGAAGCCGTTCGGGACCGACGAGGCGAGCGCGCACGCCCTCAACCAGCGCCTCGCCGCGCTGGTCCCCGAGGACCGCATCCACCGCGTCGACCACTTCCTCGGCCGCGCGACCGTGATGAACGTGCTCGGCCTGCGCTTCGCCAACCGGATCCTCGAGCCGCTGTGGTCGGCCGAGCACATCGAGAGCGTCGAGATCGTCTACGACGAGCAGCTGGCCCTCGAGGGGCGGGCGAGCTACTACGACGGCGCGGGCGCGCTGACCGACATGATCCAGAGCCACCTGCTGCAGGTCCTCGCGGTGATCGCGATGGAGCCGCCGTCCTCGCTCGACGCGGCCGACCTCCGGGACGCGAAGTCGATCGTCCTGCGCGCCACCCGCCTGCACGGCGACGACCCCGCCGCGAGCTCGCGCCGCGCCCGCTACACGGCGGGGACGATCGACGGACGCGAGCTGCCCGCCTACGCGGACGAGAAGGGCGTGGACCCCGCTCGCCGGACCGAGACGCTGGCCGAGCTGGTCGTCGAGATCGACACCTGGCGCTGGGCCGGCGTGCCGTTCACCCTCCGCTCCGGCAAGGCGCTCGGGGAGCGGCGGCGCGAAGTGGTCATCCGCTTCAAGCCGGTGCCGCACCTGCCCCGCGGCTTCGTCGGCACCGAGGCGCCGTCCGTGCTGCGGCTGTTCCTCGCGCCCGACCAGATGTCGCTCGAGCTGAACATCAACGGCCCCGGCGACCCGTACACGCTCGAGCGCGCCTCGCTGGAGGCGACCTTCGGCGCGGGCGAGCTGCTGGCGTACGGCGAGGTCATCTCGGGGATCCTCGACGACGACCCGTCGCTCTCGGTCCGCGGGGACGCCGCCGAGGAGTGCTGGCGCATCGTGCAGCCCGCGATCGACGCGTGGCACGCGGACCGGGTGCCGCTCGACGAGTACCCGGCGGGCAGCGAGGGACCCGGGAGCTGGCCGACGCTCTGA
- a CDS encoding glycoside hydrolase family 15 protein — MVSPIEDYAVLSDCRTAALVSRDGGIDWLCLPRFDSASVFGALLGGDDQGRWSLRPVDGEATSERHYLGDTLALVTRWTTPTGVVEVVDVMPLRDERAELVRRVRGVSGTVRMRQELRIRFDYARTVPWVRQEGTDEDPLLVAVAGPDAVVVRGVRLKAVDHAHAAEFDVDADAVVDLSMAWFPSHQRAPKRLDVDRALERTLSWWSEWASAIDYDGPHRDAVVRSLLTLRALTDDETGGIVAAATTSLPEQFGGARNWDYRYVWLRDASLTLQALLAHGFEQEAQKWRAWLLRAVAGAPEDVQIMYGLAGERDLPEREMPSLPGYDGASPVRIGNAAVDQYQADVIGEVMVALHEARVAGVDETEFSWPLQRALLGFVETNWQRPDNGIWEIRGEPRHFTHSRVMIWAALDRGVRAVRENGLPGPVETWERLRDEVRAEIEAQGFDAERGHFVQSYGSPEVDASLLVLPMVGFVPADDPRMLGTVAELERVLLQDGLLHRYRTESSVDGLAGGEHPFLACSFWLVRQYADSGRIDDARTLMDRLVGLCNDVGLLSEEYDVEGRRHAGNTPQALSHLALVQAADAIAAAR, encoded by the coding sequence ATGGTCTCCCCGATCGAGGACTACGCCGTCCTCTCCGACTGCCGCACGGCCGCTCTCGTCTCCCGCGACGGGGGGATCGACTGGCTGTGCCTGCCGCGCTTCGACTCCGCCTCCGTCTTCGGCGCCCTCCTCGGCGGCGACGACCAGGGGCGCTGGTCGCTCCGGCCGGTGGACGGGGAGGCGACGAGCGAGCGCCACTACCTCGGCGACACGCTCGCGCTGGTCACCCGGTGGACGACGCCCACCGGCGTCGTCGAGGTGGTCGACGTGATGCCGCTGCGCGACGAGCGCGCCGAGCTGGTGCGCCGGGTGCGCGGAGTGTCGGGGACCGTCCGGATGCGGCAGGAGCTGCGCATCCGCTTCGACTACGCCCGCACCGTGCCGTGGGTGCGGCAGGAGGGGACGGACGAGGATCCGCTGCTCGTCGCCGTCGCCGGGCCCGACGCGGTCGTGGTGCGCGGAGTGCGGTTGAAGGCCGTCGACCACGCCCACGCGGCGGAGTTCGACGTCGACGCGGACGCGGTCGTCGACCTCTCGATGGCGTGGTTCCCCTCGCACCAGCGGGCGCCGAAGCGCCTCGACGTCGACCGCGCGCTGGAGCGCACGCTCTCCTGGTGGTCCGAGTGGGCGTCGGCGATCGACTACGACGGGCCGCACCGCGACGCCGTCGTCCGCTCGCTGCTGACCCTCCGCGCCCTGACCGACGACGAGACCGGCGGCATCGTCGCGGCGGCGACCACCTCGCTCCCGGAGCAGTTCGGCGGCGCCCGCAACTGGGACTACCGCTACGTCTGGCTCCGCGACGCCTCGCTCACCCTGCAGGCCCTGCTCGCGCACGGGTTCGAGCAGGAGGCGCAGAAGTGGCGGGCCTGGCTGCTCCGCGCGGTCGCGGGCGCGCCGGAGGACGTGCAGATCATGTACGGCCTCGCCGGCGAGCGCGACCTGCCCGAGCGGGAGATGCCGAGCCTGCCCGGCTACGACGGCGCCTCCCCCGTGCGGATCGGGAACGCCGCCGTCGACCAGTACCAGGCGGACGTGATCGGCGAGGTGATGGTCGCTCTGCACGAGGCCCGCGTGGCCGGAGTGGACGAGACGGAGTTCTCCTGGCCGCTCCAGCGCGCGCTCCTGGGCTTCGTCGAGACCAACTGGCAGCGGCCGGACAACGGCATCTGGGAGATCCGGGGCGAGCCGCGGCACTTCACGCACTCGCGGGTCATGATCTGGGCCGCGCTCGATCGGGGCGTCCGCGCCGTGCGCGAGAACGGCCTGCCCGGTCCGGTCGAGACCTGGGAGCGCCTCCGCGACGAGGTGCGCGCCGAGATCGAGGCCCAGGGCTTCGACGCCGAGCGCGGCCACTTCGTGCAGTCCTACGGCTCGCCCGAGGTCGACGCGTCGCTCCTCGTGCTGCCGATGGTCGGCTTCGTCCCCGCCGACGACCCGCGGATGCTGGGCACCGTCGCCGAGCTGGAGCGCGTGCTCCTGCAGGACGGCCTGCTGCACCGCTACCGGACCGAGTCCTCGGTCGACGGCCTCGCGGGCGGCGAGCACCCGTTCCTCGCCTGCTCCTTCTGGCTCGTCCGGCAGTACGCCGACTCCGGCCGGATCGACGACGCGCGGACCCTGATGGACCGGCTCGTCGGGCTCTGCAACGACGTGGGCCTCCTCTCGGAGGAGTACGACGTCGAGGGCCGCCGGCACGCGGGGAACACTCCCCAGGCCCTCTCCCACCTCGCCCTGGTGCAGGCGGCCGACGCGATCGCGGCAGCCCGATGA
- a CDS encoding alpha/beta hydrolase yields the protein MRRRRVVLASIGGVLGVAVLGFLTWSSIVSGPDEDALARVRADPAIAVQRTDDALVMTPTSTGELAGTGLVFIPGAKVDASSYEATLAPLVDAGATVVITRPILHLAFFDLRSLETFTSQAEGVDRWLVGGHSLGGVKACQWAEDPAVAGLVLLGSYCANDLSGSGLPVLSVSGSEDGLSTPEKVADASVRLPSSADLVEIDGANHADFGWYGPQAGDGEATISHEEADARIAEALLGFSREVG from the coding sequence ATGAGGCGCCGCCGCGTCGTTCTCGCGAGCATCGGCGGAGTCCTCGGAGTCGCGGTCCTCGGCTTCCTCACCTGGAGCTCGATCGTCAGCGGCCCCGACGAGGACGCCCTCGCCCGCGTGCGCGCCGATCCGGCGATCGCGGTCCAGCGCACGGACGACGCGCTCGTGATGACGCCGACCTCGACCGGCGAGCTGGCCGGCACGGGCCTGGTCTTCATCCCCGGAGCGAAGGTCGACGCCTCCTCCTACGAGGCGACCCTGGCTCCGCTGGTCGACGCCGGGGCGACCGTCGTGATCACGCGGCCGATCCTGCACCTGGCCTTCTTCGACCTCCGCTCGCTCGAGACCTTCACCAGCCAGGCCGAGGGCGTCGACCGCTGGCTCGTCGGCGGCCACTCCCTCGGCGGCGTGAAGGCCTGCCAGTGGGCCGAGGACCCGGCCGTGGCGGGCCTGGTGCTGCTCGGCAGCTACTGCGCGAACGACCTCTCGGGCTCCGGGCTCCCCGTCCTCAGTGTCAGCGGATCGGAGGACGGGCTCAGCACGCCGGAGAAGGTCGCCGACGCGAGCGTCCGGCTGCCCTCCTCCGCCGACCTCGTCGAGATCGACGGCGCCAACCACGCCGACTTCGGCTGGTACGGGCCGCAGGCGGGCGACGGCGAGGCGACCATCAGCCACGAGGAGGCGGACGCCCGCATCGCCGAGGCCCTCCTGGGCTTCAGCCGCGAGGTCGGCTGA
- a CDS encoding MerR family transcriptional regulator — MSTATAAPAEPEVLSISQVAAVTGLTVHTLRYYERAGLMLDPVERASSQHRRYRPADVGWVDFLTKLRSTGMPIARIREYARLLRIGPATEPERLALLRTHREEVEAQLARTHASLAAIDIKIAAYQERTTH, encoded by the coding sequence ATGTCCACCGCCACCGCCGCCCCGGCCGAGCCGGAGGTGCTGTCGATCTCGCAGGTCGCCGCCGTCACCGGTCTCACCGTGCACACCCTGCGCTACTACGAGCGCGCCGGTCTCATGCTCGACCCGGTCGAGCGCGCCTCGTCGCAGCACCGCCGCTACCGGCCGGCCGACGTCGGCTGGGTCGACTTCCTCACCAAGCTCCGCTCGACCGGGATGCCGATCGCGCGGATCCGCGAGTACGCCCGGCTCCTCCGGATCGGGCCCGCCACGGAGCCGGAGCGCCTCGCGCTGCTCCGGACGCACCGCGAGGAGGTCGAGGCGCAGCTCGCCCGGACACACGCCAGCCTCGCCGCGATCGACATCAAGATCGCGGCGTACCAGGAGAGGACCACCCACTGA
- a CDS encoding aldo/keto reductase, producing MKTITLGSDVAALEVSRLGLGAMGMSAFYTGAGTDDAESIRTVHRALDLGVTFLDTAEIYGPYTNEELLGRALAGRRDEVVLASKFGMIRHRGDGGRGLDGSPENLRLAVEGSLARLGTDRIDLYYQHRMDPGVPVEETAGAFAELIQEGKLRGYGLSEAAPATIRRAHAVHPVTAVQSEYSLWTRDPEAEVLPVLRELGIGFVPYSPLGRGFLTGSIRSVAELGSDDFRRDNPRFADGALEANLRIVEAVDRVAAEADATAAQVALAWLLAQGEDIAPIPGTKRVSRIEENAAADALVLTAEQLDVLGSLEAPVGDRYADMSSVNR from the coding sequence ATGAAGACGATCACCCTCGGATCCGACGTCGCCGCCCTCGAGGTCTCGCGCCTCGGTCTCGGCGCGATGGGCATGTCGGCGTTCTACACCGGCGCCGGCACCGACGACGCGGAGTCGATCCGCACCGTGCACCGCGCCCTCGATCTGGGCGTCACGTTCCTCGACACCGCCGAGATCTACGGCCCGTACACCAACGAGGAGCTGCTCGGCCGCGCGCTGGCAGGCCGCCGCGACGAGGTCGTGCTGGCGAGCAAGTTCGGCATGATCCGCCACCGCGGCGACGGGGGCCGCGGACTCGACGGCTCCCCGGAGAACCTGCGGCTCGCCGTCGAGGGCTCGCTCGCGCGCCTCGGGACCGACCGCATCGACCTCTACTACCAGCACCGCATGGACCCGGGCGTCCCGGTCGAGGAGACCGCCGGGGCCTTCGCGGAGCTGATCCAGGAGGGCAAGCTCCGCGGCTACGGCCTCTCGGAGGCGGCGCCCGCGACGATCCGGCGCGCTCACGCCGTGCACCCGGTCACCGCTGTGCAGTCCGAGTACTCGCTCTGGACCCGCGACCCCGAGGCGGAGGTGCTGCCGGTCCTCCGCGAGCTCGGCATCGGCTTCGTCCCGTACTCGCCGCTGGGCCGCGGCTTCCTCACGGGCAGCATCCGCTCGGTCGCCGAGCTGGGCAGCGACGACTTCCGCCGCGACAACCCCCGCTTCGCCGACGGAGCGCTGGAGGCGAACCTCCGCATCGTGGAGGCCGTCGACCGTGTGGCGGCAGAGGCGGACGCGACCGCCGCGCAGGTGGCGCTCGCCTGGCTGCTCGCCCAGGGCGAGGACATCGCTCCGATCCCGGGCACCAAGCGCGTCTCGCGCATCGAGGAGAACGCCGCCGCGGACGCCCTCGTGCTGACCGCGGAGCAGCTCGACGTCCTCGGCTCGCTCGAGGCCCCCGTCGGCGACCGCTACGCCGACATGAGCTCCGTGAACCGCTGA
- a CDS encoding mechanosensitive ion channel domain-containing protein, with translation MPEDVLPVIGSIALAVVIAVVIAVVATAVVALVLRSVGKRKTWARLLIRRLRIPFRVLLMTIAVWAALAATVTGDPWPGLVQRVFQIATIGAAAWVIGSLFVFLEDLGAERYRTDTADNRRARRLRTQMTIIRRVAVAAVVVIAIGASLLTFPEARTAGASLLASAGVLSIVAGLAAQSSLTNIFAGMQLAFSDAIRLDDVVIVETEWGRIEEITLTYVVVHLWDDRRLVLPTNYFTTQPFQNWTRTGSELLGAVELDLDWRVSPEQMRDELHRMLEETDLWDRRTSVLQVTDATGGFVRIRVLVTAKDAPTLFDLRCYVRERLVSWLHENDPVALPRQRVEMEREPAPAATPRRHGSSAPDNLFSGDERSNERGAMFTGLIDLRDTPKRDTPKRELPPRE, from the coding sequence GTGCCCGAAGACGTCCTCCCCGTGATCGGCTCGATCGCGCTCGCCGTGGTGATCGCGGTCGTGATCGCCGTGGTCGCGACCGCCGTCGTCGCCCTCGTGCTGCGCTCGGTCGGCAAGCGCAAGACCTGGGCGCGCCTGCTGATCCGGCGTCTGCGCATCCCGTTCCGCGTGCTTCTGATGACCATCGCGGTCTGGGCCGCGCTCGCCGCCACCGTGACGGGCGACCCCTGGCCGGGTCTCGTGCAGCGGGTGTTCCAGATCGCCACGATCGGCGCGGCGGCGTGGGTGATCGGCTCCCTGTTCGTGTTCCTCGAGGACCTGGGCGCCGAGCGCTACCGGACCGACACGGCCGACAACCGCCGGGCACGCCGCCTCCGCACGCAGATGACGATCATCCGGAGGGTCGCCGTGGCGGCCGTCGTGGTCATCGCGATCGGCGCCTCGCTGCTGACCTTCCCCGAGGCCCGCACGGCCGGTGCGAGCCTCCTGGCCTCGGCCGGCGTGCTCTCGATCGTGGCGGGCCTGGCCGCGCAGTCGAGCCTCACGAACATCTTCGCCGGGATGCAGCTCGCCTTCAGTGACGCCATCCGCCTGGACGACGTGGTGATCGTCGAGACCGAGTGGGGGCGGATCGAGGAGATCACGCTGACCTACGTCGTCGTCCACCTCTGGGACGACCGCCGCCTGGTGCTGCCCACGAACTACTTCACGACCCAGCCGTTCCAGAACTGGACCCGCACCGGGTCCGAGCTGCTCGGCGCCGTCGAGCTCGACCTGGACTGGCGGGTGAGCCCCGAGCAGATGCGCGACGAGCTGCACCGCATGCTCGAGGAGACGGACCTCTGGGACCGGCGCACCAGCGTGCTGCAGGTGACCGACGCGACGGGCGGCTTCGTCCGGATCCGGGTGCTCGTCACCGCGAAGGACGCGCCGACGCTCTTCGACCTGCGCTGCTACGTGCGCGAGCGGCTCGTCTCGTGGCTGCACGAGAACGACCCCGTCGCCCTGCCGCGTCAGCGCGTCGAGATGGAGCGGGAGCCCGCTCCCGCCGCGACCCCGCGCCGGCACGGGTCCTCCGCCCCGGACAACCTGTTCTCGGGCGACGAGCGCTCGAACGAGCGGGGGGCGATGTTCACGGGTCTCATCGACCTGCGGGACACCCCGAAGCGGGACACCCCGAAGCGGGAGCTGCCGCCGCGGGAGTGA
- a CDS encoding inositol monophosphatase family protein, with product MTPQSSDQSFDDDLRLALRLADAADAISRERFGALDLVVDTKLDRTPVTDADRAVEGAIRALLAAERPDDAILGEEFGTSGEASRQWILDPIDGTAHFLRGVPIWATLIALAVDGVPVVGVVSAPALGTRWWAAEGSGAWAVELEAGAEPRPLRVSGIDTLASATFSYNSIQQWEGAGRLPQLLELAGAVWRDRAYGDAWPYMLVAEGLLDGAGEFDVKPYDLAALVPIVQEAGGRFTSADGEDGPWHGSAVATNGLLHDEVLAIVAPR from the coding sequence GTGACCCCGCAGAGCAGTGACCAGAGCTTCGACGACGACCTCCGACTCGCCCTCCGCCTGGCGGACGCGGCCGATGCGATCTCGCGGGAGCGGTTCGGCGCGCTCGACCTCGTCGTGGACACGAAGCTCGACCGCACCCCGGTCACCGACGCCGACCGCGCCGTCGAGGGGGCGATCCGCGCGCTGCTCGCCGCCGAGCGTCCGGACGACGCGATCCTCGGCGAGGAGTTCGGCACCTCGGGCGAGGCCTCGCGGCAGTGGATCCTCGACCCGATCGACGGCACCGCCCACTTCCTCCGCGGCGTCCCGATCTGGGCGACACTGATCGCGCTCGCGGTCGACGGCGTCCCCGTCGTCGGAGTCGTCTCCGCTCCCGCTCTCGGCACGCGCTGGTGGGCGGCCGAGGGCTCCGGCGCCTGGGCCGTCGAGCTGGAGGCCGGGGCCGAGCCGCGACCGCTGCGCGTCTCGGGGATCGACACGCTCGCCTCGGCGACCTTCAGCTACAACAGCATCCAGCAGTGGGAGGGCGCGGGCCGTCTCCCGCAGCTGCTCGAGCTCGCCGGCGCCGTCTGGCGCGACCGGGCGTACGGGGACGCGTGGCCCTACATGCTCGTCGCCGAGGGTCTCCTCGACGGTGCGGGCGAGTTCGACGTGAAGCCCTACGACCTGGCGGCCCTGGTGCCGATCGTGCAGGAGGCGGGCGGCCGCTTCACCTCCGCCGACGGGGAGGACGGGCCGTGGCACGGCAGCGCCGTCGCCACCAACGGCCTGCTCCACGACGAGGTGCTCGCGATCGTGGCGCCGCGATGA